A genomic region of Ensifer sp. PDNC004 contains the following coding sequences:
- a CDS encoding porin: MNKQTIATSPLFLKGAVAALCTMAVLQPAKAADAEPVEYVRVCDAYGNGFFYVPGTETCLKVSGYLRHEVAAGDDVYWGGSLDGLPGKARATMRFDARNETEFGTLRSYLETRFEHKASGERIYISEAVIELAGFSVGIADSLFANWTWGAGNVIYDDVIYYSGDRTMQASYTHDFGNGFSAMVGAEEGNGSWELETVDGSGVARREWFDLRADSVPHLLGGVKYEQDRMTLFGMAAYDTRYDAWAFKARVNLDVTDALSLFVMGAYQSDPSRPNYYGSWYGDWAMWGGASVKVSEKATINSQIDFEEDGTWNAALNVAYEVVPGFKITPELDYTAFRGFRGHEDAFGGVVRFQRNF, encoded by the coding sequence ATGAACAAGCAAACAATCGCGACGTCACCACTCTTCTTGAAAGGTGCCGTAGCGGCGCTCTGCACGATGGCCGTCCTGCAGCCGGCAAAGGCTGCCGATGCGGAACCCGTCGAATATGTCCGCGTCTGCGATGCCTATGGCAACGGCTTCTTCTATGTGCCGGGTACCGAGACCTGCCTGAAGGTCAGCGGCTACCTGCGCCACGAGGTGGCGGCGGGCGACGATGTCTACTGGGGCGGCTCGCTCGACGGTCTGCCGGGCAAGGCGCGCGCCACGATGCGCTTCGACGCCCGCAACGAAACCGAGTTCGGAACGCTGCGCTCCTATCTGGAGACGCGTTTCGAACACAAGGCGTCGGGCGAGCGCATCTATATTTCAGAGGCCGTCATCGAGCTTGCCGGCTTCTCGGTCGGTATCGCCGATTCCCTCTTTGCCAACTGGACCTGGGGTGCGGGCAACGTCATCTATGACGACGTCATCTACTACTCGGGCGACCGCACGATGCAGGCAAGCTACACCCACGACTTCGGGAACGGCTTTTCCGCCATGGTCGGCGCCGAGGAAGGCAACGGCTCGTGGGAACTGGAGACGGTCGATGGATCGGGCGTGGCACGCCGTGAGTGGTTCGATCTTCGGGCCGACAGCGTGCCGCATTTGCTTGGCGGCGTGAAATATGAGCAGGACCGGATGACGCTGTTCGGCATGGCGGCCTATGACACCCGCTACGACGCCTGGGCCTTCAAGGCGCGCGTCAATCTCGACGTCACCGACGCGCTCTCATTGTTCGTCATGGGCGCCTACCAATCCGACCCGAGCCGGCCGAATTATTATGGAAGCTGGTATGGCGACTGGGCAATGTGGGGCGGTGCTTCCGTGAAGGTCAGCGAGAAGGCAACCATCAACAGCCAGATCGACTTCGAGGAGGACGGCACCTGGAACGCGGCCCTCAATGTCGCCTACGAGGTCGTGCCGGGCTTCAAGATCACGCCGGAACTCGACTACACGGCCTTCCGCGGGTTTCGCGGACACGAAGACGCTTTCGGCGGCGTCGTGCGCTTCCAGAGAAACTTTTAA
- a CDS encoding GntR family transcriptional regulator, producing the protein MVDEQENSTKTEIAYRILRTEILMARLQPEAPLRPDLLSKAYDIGRTPLREALSRLEAERLVVAISNRGFTVAPVSRKGLEDLTKARAVVEIPLLLEAMERGGAEWESAIVTAHYRLSRCKTVVEDSSDLAVDTWMERHESFHAALLSAAQSSWLMHFRSTISDQLQRHYRFLAFAPVLRAEHGETAGYAEAMAALHKAQSIGPHTELMEAVLDRNTERARLLMDEHFGYPLEVYAVEEGEAVSPASRKASTRPGTHKKSA; encoded by the coding sequence TTGGTCGACGAGCAGGAAAACAGCACGAAAACGGAGATCGCCTACAGGATCTTGCGGACGGAGATCCTCATGGCCCGCCTGCAACCGGAGGCGCCGTTGCGGCCCGATCTTCTGAGCAAGGCGTACGATATCGGTCGGACGCCGCTGCGCGAGGCCCTGTCGCGGCTGGAGGCGGAGCGGCTGGTGGTGGCGATCTCCAATCGCGGCTTCACCGTCGCACCCGTCTCGCGCAAGGGACTGGAGGATCTGACGAAGGCGCGCGCGGTCGTCGAAATCCCCCTGTTGCTGGAAGCCATGGAGCGCGGCGGCGCGGAGTGGGAATCGGCAATCGTCACGGCGCACTACCGACTGTCGCGCTGCAAGACGGTCGTCGAGGATTCTTCCGACCTTGCCGTCGACACCTGGATGGAACGGCACGAGTCGTTTCACGCCGCGCTGCTCAGCGCGGCGCAATCGAGTTGGCTGATGCACTTTCGCTCGACCATCTCCGACCAGCTCCAGCGCCACTACCGATTCCTTGCCTTTGCCCCCGTCCTGCGCGCGGAACACGGAGAGACGGCCGGCTACGCGGAGGCCATGGCCGCGTTGCACAAGGCGCAGTCGATCGGCCCGCACACCGAGTTGATGGAGGCCGTGCTCGACCGCAACACCGAACGCGCCCGCCTCCTGATGGACGAGCATTTCGGTTATCCGCTCGAGGTCTATGCCGTCGAAGAAGGGGAAGCGGTGTCACCAGCATCCCGCAAAGCATCAACACGCCCGGGAACTCATAAGAAATCCGCATGA
- a CDS encoding ABC transporter substrate-binding protein, which yields MATTKSKLMTGLMAAGIVLAGIGSAAADPIRIGIANFGEHPPLNAAIAGFKAALAENGFVEGKDVVYTESHTNFDASLVPQMIAKLQAEQPKLVYTVTTPVSQIAKKALAGSGIPVIFTAVTDPVAAKLVPSRESGDDGITGATDSQDMAAVFAFTKKLLPNAKRLGLPYNPGEANDVALLESVRKIAPEQGFEVVEVGVDNLNDIQQRITSLSGKVDVIYGPTSNMIQPAIAAVASAARQSGIPVVNAVDTAVREGFVPASFAVNYEQVGKNAGKIAAEVLKGKDPKSIAPVFPAYEDHQALISKKAMAAFGVEIPASLADCNCIVE from the coding sequence ATGGCCACGACAAAATCGAAACTCATGACAGGTCTGATGGCAGCCGGCATCGTCCTTGCCGGCATCGGCTCGGCCGCCGCCGATCCGATCCGCATCGGCATCGCCAATTTCGGCGAACACCCCCCGCTCAATGCCGCTATCGCCGGTTTCAAGGCGGCGCTTGCGGAAAACGGCTTCGTCGAGGGCAAGGACGTCGTCTACACCGAGAGCCACACCAATTTCGACGCGTCGCTCGTGCCGCAGATGATCGCGAAGCTGCAGGCCGAACAGCCGAAGCTCGTCTACACCGTCACCACGCCGGTCTCGCAGATTGCCAAGAAGGCGCTGGCAGGTTCGGGCATCCCGGTGATCTTTACCGCCGTGACCGATCCGGTCGCCGCCAAGCTCGTGCCCTCCCGCGAAAGCGGTGATGACGGCATCACCGGGGCGACCGACAGCCAGGATATGGCAGCGGTGTTCGCTTTCACCAAAAAGCTGCTGCCGAACGCCAAGCGCCTCGGCCTTCCCTATAATCCGGGCGAAGCCAATGATGTCGCGCTGCTCGAGAGCGTGCGTAAGATCGCTCCGGAACAGGGTTTTGAAGTCGTTGAAGTCGGCGTCGACAACCTCAACGACATCCAGCAGCGCATTACCTCGCTCTCCGGCAAGGTGGACGTCATCTACGGCCCGACGTCCAACATGATCCAGCCGGCGATCGCGGCGGTTGCATCGGCTGCGCGCCAGTCCGGCATTCCCGTTGTCAATGCCGTCGATACGGCCGTTCGGGAAGGATTCGTGCCGGCAAGCTTCGCCGTCAACTACGAACAGGTCGGCAAGAACGCCGGCAAGATCGCCGCCGAAGTCCTGAAGGGCAAGGACCCGAAGTCCATCGCCCCGGTGTTTCCCGCCTACGAGGATCACCAGGCGCTGATCTCGAAGAAGGCCATGGCCGCCTTCGGCGTCGAGATCCCGGCTTCGCTCGCCGATTGCAACTGCATCGTCGAGTAA
- a CDS encoding ABC transporter ATP-binding protein codes for MLEIRSARKVFYKGQPDEKIALNDLSLTLPTGNFAIVIGSNGAGKSSMLNAISGALMLDSGKILINGDDVTALPVHKRATRVARVFQDPMKGTAASMTVAENMLLAELRGKKLGLSRGLNARRLASYRERLAALNLGLENRLDTRVELLSGGQRQSLSLIMATCDQPDLLLLDEHTAALDPRTADIVMQATVRAVEAFNLTTLMVTHNMQHAVDFGHSVVMLDAGQIRLEITGAEKTDVTIPKLIGHFGMKTDRMLLAS; via the coding sequence ATGCTCGAAATCCGATCTGCACGAAAGGTCTTCTACAAGGGACAGCCCGATGAGAAGATCGCCCTCAACGATCTCAGCCTGACGCTTCCGACCGGCAACTTCGCCATCGTCATCGGATCGAACGGCGCCGGCAAGAGCAGCATGCTGAACGCCATATCCGGCGCACTCATGCTCGACAGCGGCAAGATCCTCATCAACGGCGACGATGTCACGGCGCTGCCGGTGCACAAGCGCGCAACACGGGTCGCCCGGGTCTTCCAGGACCCGATGAAGGGCACCGCCGCTTCGATGACGGTCGCGGAGAACATGCTGCTCGCCGAATTGCGTGGCAAAAAGCTCGGCCTCAGCCGCGGCCTCAACGCCAGGCGGCTTGCGAGCTACCGCGAACGCCTGGCGGCGCTGAACCTCGGGCTGGAAAACCGGCTGGATACGCGCGTCGAACTGCTTTCGGGCGGACAGCGCCAATCGCTTTCGCTGATCATGGCGACCTGCGACCAGCCGGACCTGTTGCTGCTCGACGAACATACGGCCGCCCTTGATCCCCGCACTGCAGACATCGTCATGCAGGCGACGGTGCGCGCAGTCGAAGCCTTCAATCTCACCACGCTGATGGTGACGCACAACATGCAGCACGCCGTCGATTTCGGCCACAGCGTGGTGATGCTCGATGCCGGCCAGATCCGGCTCGAAATCACCGGCGCAGAAAAGACCGACGTCACGATCCCGAAACTCATCGGTCACTTCGGCATGAAGACCGATCGCATGCTGCTGGCAAGCTGA
- a CDS encoding ABC transporter permease, whose product METVSTIFSNFITLVPVTLAQSLILSFIVLGIMLPFRTLNFPDLTSEGAFPLGGCVCALSLAGGAPGWLAILVAMAAGFLAGSCTAFVHLRFRIHTLLAGILMMTMLYSINLRLMGKSNLSVYGTPTIFDGVSFLEPGFPVAKIVVAGLLGIAVYCLLNLYFRTERGTAMRAVGSNPDMAEAQGISIWAFTIGGVGLAGAFSATSGALMVQSQGFADVNMGIGTLINGLAALMIGEAIVGKQTIRRQLAAPFVGAIVYYQLVSLCLAAGMPPTDLKLATGLFVLAMLALPTLKRARGPMPARETVRE is encoded by the coding sequence ATGGAAACAGTTTCAACCATATTCTCGAACTTCATCACGCTCGTTCCGGTCACGCTGGCGCAGAGCCTCATCCTTTCCTTCATCGTCCTCGGCATCATGTTGCCGTTCCGAACGCTGAACTTCCCGGACCTGACGAGCGAAGGCGCGTTCCCCCTCGGTGGTTGTGTCTGTGCGTTGTCGCTGGCGGGTGGCGCGCCGGGCTGGCTGGCCATCCTGGTGGCGATGGCCGCCGGCTTCCTGGCGGGTAGCTGCACGGCCTTCGTGCATCTGCGTTTCCGAATTCATACGCTGCTTGCCGGCATCCTGATGATGACGATGCTTTACTCGATCAATCTGCGGCTGATGGGCAAGTCCAACCTCTCGGTCTACGGCACGCCGACCATTTTCGATGGCGTATCCTTTCTCGAACCGGGTTTCCCGGTTGCAAAGATCGTCGTCGCGGGCCTGCTTGGCATCGCCGTCTATTGTCTCTTGAACCTTTATTTCCGCACCGAGCGTGGCACGGCCATGCGCGCCGTCGGCTCCAACCCGGATATGGCGGAAGCGCAAGGGATCAGCATCTGGGCCTTCACCATCGGTGGGGTCGGTCTGGCTGGCGCCTTCTCGGCCACCAGCGGCGCCCTGATGGTGCAGTCGCAGGGATTTGCGGACGTCAACATGGGCATCGGCACCCTGATCAACGGCCTTGCGGCGCTGATGATCGGCGAAGCCATCGTCGGCAAGCAGACGATCCGGCGCCAGCTTGCGGCACCCTTTGTCGGCGCCATCGTCTATTACCAGCTTGTTTCGCTCTGCCTTGCCGCCGGGATGCCGCCGACCGACCTGAAACTCGCCACCGGCCTCTTCGTGCTCGCCATGCTGGCGCTGCCGACCCTCAAGCGCGCCCGCGGCCCCATGCCGGCCCGCGAAACCGTCCGTGAATAG
- the kynU gene encoding kynureninase, with translation MNIDIHAVEALDRDDPLAGFKKRFDLPEGVTYLDGNSLGAALFASYAEIEKAAKLEWGRDLIRSWNTAGWFALPLTLGDRVGRLIGAAPGQTVVTDHTSANVYKALHAALGLNADRKVIVAESESFPTDLYMAEGVIATRPGTVLRLEGVDGPRIEDLIDESVAVVLVNHVNYKTGALRDMAALTKRAHDVGALVVWDLCHSAGALPVELDRCNVDFAVGCTYKYLNGGPGAPAFIYVARRHQEKASQPLSGWWGHARPFAFERNYDGGAGILRFLSGTQPILSLRTLSAALDLWDEVDMAAVRRKSVALTGLFIKLVEARCGAFGLKLVGPTDVTVRGSQVSFEHEGAHEIMQALIERGVIGDFRAPATIRFGFTPLYTSFRDVWNAVDVLHDVMARGAWRDARFAVRSAVT, from the coding sequence ATGAACATCGATATCCATGCCGTCGAGGCGCTGGACCGCGACGATCCGCTCGCGGGCTTCAAGAAGCGCTTCGACCTGCCTGAAGGCGTCACCTATCTCGACGGCAATTCGCTCGGCGCGGCGCTCTTTGCCTCCTATGCCGAGATCGAGAAAGCCGCGAAACTCGAATGGGGCCGCGACCTCATCCGAAGCTGGAACACGGCTGGCTGGTTCGCCCTGCCGCTAACGCTCGGCGACCGTGTCGGCCGCCTCATCGGCGCAGCCCCCGGCCAGACCGTTGTGACCGACCATACGTCTGCCAATGTCTATAAGGCGCTGCACGCAGCGCTTGGCCTCAACGCAGACCGCAAGGTCATCGTCGCGGAAAGCGAAAGCTTCCCGACCGATCTTTACATGGCCGAAGGCGTGATTGCGACGCGGCCCGGCACCGTCCTCAGGCTCGAGGGCGTCGATGGCCCGCGGATCGAAGACCTGATCGACGAGAGCGTCGCCGTGGTGCTCGTCAATCACGTCAACTACAAGACCGGCGCTCTGCGCGACATGGCGGCGCTGACCAAGCGCGCGCACGATGTGGGTGCGCTGGTGGTCTGGGATCTCTGCCATTCGGCCGGCGCGCTGCCGGTGGAGCTCGACCGTTGTAACGTGGATTTCGCGGTCGGCTGCACCTACAAGTACCTCAATGGCGGCCCTGGCGCGCCGGCCTTCATCTACGTGGCCAGGCGTCATCAGGAAAAGGCCAGCCAGCCGCTGAGCGGTTGGTGGGGACATGCCCGCCCGTTCGCCTTTGAGCGCAACTATGATGGCGGCGCGGGTATCCTGCGCTTCCTCTCCGGTACCCAGCCGATCCTGTCGCTGCGCACGCTGTCGGCAGCACTCGATCTCTGGGACGAGGTAGACATGGCCGCCGTCCGCAGGAAGAGCGTCGCGCTCACCGGCCTCTTCATCAAGCTCGTCGAAGCGCGTTGCGGCGCGTTTGGCCTGAAACTGGTGGGTCCAACGGACGTCACGGTGCGCGGCAGCCAGGTCTCCTTCGAGCACGAGGGGGCCCATGAAATCATGCAGGCTCTGATCGAGCGGGGGGTCATCGGCGATTTCCGCGCCCCGGCCACCATCCGTTTCGGTTTCACGCCGCTCTATACGAGTTTTAGAGATGTGTGGAACGCCGTGGACGTGCTGCATGACGTGATGGCGAGGGGTGCCTGGCGCGATGCCCGCTTCGCTGTCCGTAGTGCCGTGACCTGA
- a CDS encoding NAD-dependent succinate-semialdehyde dehydrogenase has translation MAQDTHAQLYIGGKWRATSETLAVINPANEDVIGKVAVARETDLADATDAAWQGFQLWSRTSPAARAAIILKAAQLLRERSEEIARSITLENGKPLSEARSEVIRGCEFFEWDAGECVRLYGRVIPSAPGIRYIVLHEPIGPVAAFSPWNFPMSQPARKIGGALAAGCSIIMKASEETPTGVVHIARAFHDAGLPAGVLNLVFGHPAEISEYLIPQDRIRMVAFTGSTAVGKHLTTLASQVMKPALMELGGHAPVIVCEDADPVAAGVACATRKYRNSGQVCTSPTRFFVHEALYERFTAAFVEKARSIKVGDGLDASTQMGPVANDRRIAALQELVDDARAKGARILCGGGRLEGKGYFFAPTAIAELPDDARALSEEPFGPLALINPVSSVDEALAKANALPFGLAAYGFTNSTANVDRLVQGIEAGNLSINTLEASVAETPFGGVKESGLGREGGAEGLHHYTVVKNVSLRVA, from the coding sequence ATGGCTCAGGATACGCATGCTCAGCTCTATATCGGCGGCAAGTGGAGGGCGACCTCCGAGACGCTCGCCGTCATCAACCCCGCCAATGAGGATGTCATCGGCAAGGTGGCGGTCGCCCGCGAGACGGATCTCGCCGATGCGACGGACGCCGCCTGGCAAGGCTTTCAGCTCTGGAGCCGGACATCACCCGCTGCCCGGGCGGCAATCATCCTGAAGGCCGCCCAGCTGCTTCGCGAACGTTCCGAAGAGATCGCCCGCTCGATCACGCTCGAAAACGGCAAGCCGCTTTCCGAGGCACGGTCCGAGGTCATTCGCGGTTGCGAGTTCTTCGAATGGGACGCCGGCGAATGCGTGCGCCTCTACGGCCGGGTCATCCCGAGCGCGCCGGGCATTCGCTACATCGTGCTGCACGAGCCGATCGGCCCGGTCGCGGCCTTTTCGCCCTGGAACTTCCCGATGAGCCAGCCCGCCCGCAAGATCGGCGGGGCGCTTGCCGCTGGCTGTTCGATCATCATGAAGGCGTCCGAAGAGACACCGACGGGCGTGGTGCACATCGCCCGGGCGTTCCACGATGCCGGTCTGCCGGCGGGTGTGCTCAACCTCGTCTTCGGACATCCCGCCGAGATCTCGGAATATCTCATCCCGCAGGACAGGATCCGTATGGTCGCCTTCACCGGATCGACCGCCGTCGGCAAGCACCTGACGACGCTCGCGTCACAGGTCATGAAGCCGGCGTTGATGGAGCTTGGCGGTCATGCGCCGGTCATCGTCTGCGAGGATGCCGATCCCGTTGCGGCCGGTGTCGCCTGCGCAACGCGAAAGTACCGCAATTCCGGCCAGGTCTGCACCTCGCCGACACGCTTCTTCGTGCATGAGGCGCTCTACGAGCGCTTCACGGCAGCCTTCGTGGAGAAGGCGCGGTCGATCAAGGTCGGCGACGGCCTCGATGCATCGACCCAGATGGGGCCGGTTGCCAATGACCGGCGCATCGCCGCCCTGCAGGAACTCGTGGACGATGCGCGCGCTAAGGGTGCGCGCATCCTTTGCGGTGGCGGGCGCTTGGAAGGCAAGGGCTACTTCTTCGCACCGACCGCGATCGCCGAGTTGCCCGACGATGCCCGCGCGCTTTCCGAAGAGCCTTTCGGCCCGCTGGCGCTGATCAATCCGGTGTCCTCGGTGGACGAGGCGCTGGCCAAGGCGAACGCGCTTCCCTTTGGTCTTGCGGCCTACGGTTTCACGAACTCGACGGCCAATGTGGATCGCCTCGTGCAGGGCATCGAGGCCGGCAACCTGTCGATCAACACCTTGGAGGCCTCGGTCGCCGAAACGCCGTTCGGCGGGGTCAAGGAAAGCGGCCTTGGCCGCGAGGGCGGTGCGGAAGGCCTGCATCACTACACCGTTGTGAAGAACGTTTCCCTGCGCGTCGCCTGA
- a CDS encoding LysR family transcriptional regulator: MLNLRQIKCFQAVVELGNFSRAAERLHTSQAGISHAIRDLEALLGARLFDRTTRRVELTEAGRVFAAGALPGLSEIERAVDAVRDLGQLRTGLVRIAAPPFLGATVLPRLLQEVASTHPNLKLRIEDVVTDLIAPRVRSGLCDLGVGTFASDEDGLEIQRVLRDQLMVFAPEGHAVCAKAEVAWSALADQPIITLTRESNIRLLTEVGFESAGVPLRPSLEVHQINTALSLVEREAGLAILPTYAFTGLNGRKISARPLVEPSIARDVAIITARERTPSPATLAVRTMLRKVLRDMIPVVG, translated from the coding sequence ATGCTCAATCTGCGCCAGATCAAGTGTTTTCAGGCCGTGGTCGAACTCGGCAATTTCTCCCGTGCCGCCGAGCGGCTGCACACCAGCCAGGCCGGCATCTCGCATGCCATCCGCGACCTCGAAGCGCTGCTCGGCGCCCGACTGTTCGACCGCACGACCCGGCGCGTCGAACTGACCGAAGCCGGACGTGTCTTTGCCGCCGGCGCCTTGCCCGGGCTTTCGGAAATCGAGCGTGCCGTCGATGCGGTGCGCGATCTCGGGCAGCTCAGGACCGGTCTCGTGCGCATCGCCGCCCCGCCCTTTCTTGGCGCAACCGTGCTGCCGCGGCTGTTGCAGGAGGTGGCTTCGACCCACCCGAACCTGAAGCTCAGGATCGAGGATGTGGTGACCGATCTGATCGCCCCCAGAGTGCGCAGCGGCCTTTGCGATCTCGGTGTCGGCACCTTTGCCAGCGACGAAGACGGGCTCGAGATCCAGCGCGTGCTGCGTGACCAGCTGATGGTTTTCGCGCCCGAAGGGCACGCTGTCTGCGCCAAGGCCGAAGTGGCCTGGTCCGCGCTCGCCGACCAGCCGATCATCACGCTGACGCGCGAAAGCAACATCCGCCTTTTGACCGAGGTCGGCTTCGAGAGCGCCGGCGTGCCGCTGCGCCCTTCCCTGGAAGTCCACCAGATCAACACGGCCCTGTCGCTGGTCGAGCGCGAGGCTGGCCTTGCTATCCTCCCGACCTATGCCTTTACCGGTCTCAACGGCCGGAAGATTTCCGCGCGGCCATTGGTCGAGCCGTCGATCGCCCGTGACGTTGCCATCATCACCGCGCGTGAGCGCACACCGTCCCCCGCGACGCTCGCGGTCCGCACCATGCTGCGCAAAGTGCTGCGTGACATGATCCCGGTCGTCGGCTGA
- a CDS encoding dihydrodipicolinate synthase family protein: MKYQRKDAKAHSRATMRGIWAAANTPFTADGAIDEEGYRRNVEHWISDLAIDGLFIAGKQGEFFSMSVDERKRMFDLSVEATGGRAQTIMSCSDQNMDVVIDLARHAQACGADYIVVHAPILHFFKQQDETLLRYYETIASKVDIGMALWSHPDSGYLMSPELCNRLADIETVVAIKYSVPRAMYKALTALAGDRILISTASEEEWLDNVLELGWQLYLCSSPPYTLQTKADRRMAEYTALAFAGKVEEARAVSASLQGVRDAFRKSKPAEKPHAHQKYWQELLGQVGGAVRRPLLELTDAEKRLTRAAFEECGLKLR; the protein is encoded by the coding sequence ATGAAATACCAGCGTAAAGATGCAAAGGCCCATTCCCGCGCCACGATGCGCGGCATCTGGGCGGCGGCGAACACGCCGTTCACGGCCGATGGCGCCATCGACGAAGAGGGCTACCGCCGCAACGTCGAGCATTGGATTTCCGATCTCGCTATCGACGGCCTCTTCATTGCCGGCAAGCAGGGCGAATTCTTCTCCATGTCGGTCGACGAGCGTAAGCGCATGTTCGATCTCTCCGTGGAGGCGACGGGCGGTAGAGCGCAGACGATCATGTCCTGCTCCGACCAGAACATGGATGTGGTGATTGATCTTGCCCGTCATGCGCAGGCCTGCGGCGCCGACTACATCGTCGTGCATGCGCCGATCCTGCATTTCTTCAAGCAGCAGGATGAAACGCTGCTGCGCTACTACGAGACCATCGCCTCCAAGGTGGATATCGGCATGGCGCTCTGGTCGCATCCCGACAGCGGCTATCTGATGAGCCCGGAGCTGTGCAACCGGCTTGCCGACATCGAGACGGTGGTGGCGATCAAGTATTCCGTGCCGCGCGCGATGTACAAGGCGCTGACGGCGCTTGCCGGTGACCGCATTCTCATCTCGACCGCTTCGGAAGAGGAATGGCTGGATAACGTGCTGGAGCTCGGCTGGCAGCTTTATCTCTGCTCGTCGCCGCCCTACACGCTCCAGACCAAGGCCGACCGGCGCATGGCCGAGTACACGGCACTCGCCTTCGCCGGAAAGGTCGAGGAGGCCCGCGCCGTCAGCGCGAGCTTGCAAGGGGTGCGTGACGCGTTCCGCAAGTCCAAGCCCGCGGAAAAGCCGCATGCGCACCAGAAGTACTGGCAGGAACTGCTTGGCCAGGTGGGTGGCGCCGTCCGCCGGCCGCTGCTGGAGCTGACGGATGCGGAAAAGAGACTGACCAGAGCCGCCTTCGAGGAATGCGGCCTGAAACTGCGCTGA
- a CDS encoding 3-hydroxyanthranilate 3,4-dioxygenase produces the protein MTKLKAFNLQKWIDEHKHLLKPPVGNQQIWKDADLMVTIVGGPNKRTDYHDDPVEEFFYQLKGDMVLKLYDGKEFYDVPIREGDIFLLPPHVRHSPQRPMEGSIGLVIEPTRPEGLLDAVEWYCFECTELVHRAEVDLESIVDDLPPIYQAFYADEKLRTCPKCGTVHPGKTPPEGWVTL, from the coding sequence ATGACGAAGCTCAAGGCGTTCAATCTGCAAAAGTGGATCGACGAGCACAAGCACCTTTTGAAGCCGCCGGTCGGCAACCAGCAGATCTGGAAAGATGCCGATCTGATGGTGACGATTGTCGGCGGCCCCAACAAGCGCACCGACTATCACGACGATCCTGTCGAGGAGTTCTTCTATCAGCTCAAGGGCGACATGGTGCTGAAGCTCTATGACGGCAAGGAATTCTACGATGTGCCGATCCGGGAGGGCGACATCTTCCTGCTGCCGCCGCATGTGCGCCATTCGCCGCAGCGGCCGATGGAGGGATCGATCGGCCTCGTGATCGAGCCGACGCGGCCTGAAGGCCTGCTCGACGCCGTCGAATGGTACTGCTTCGAATGCACGGAGCTGGTGCACCGCGCGGAGGTGGACCTCGAATCCATCGTCGACGACCTGCCGCCGATCTACCAGGCCTTCTATGCCGACGAAAAGCTGCGCACATGCCCGAAATGCGGGACCGTGCACCCCGGCAAGACCCCGCCCGAGGGCTGGGTGACGCTCTGA
- a CDS encoding aspartate dehydrogenase yields MSKVEAICLIGWGAIGQRVAELLKARGANARIVGIAVRDPREVAATMPEGAVHVAGPEALAATGATLVVEAASRESVKPFARAALAAGIDFAVSSTSALVDAAVLDELVELARKNGCQLIIPPGALGGIDALSAASRLGLDSVEHTITKPARAWFGTPAEALCRLGELQEAEAFFAGSAAEAATAFPQNANVAATTSLAGIGMEQTRVQLVADPKAVENTHSIVARGAFGTLEIRLQNRPLATNPKSSEMTALNLVRLIENRTSPLVL; encoded by the coding sequence ATGTCGAAAGTCGAAGCCATCTGCCTCATAGGCTGGGGCGCCATCGGTCAACGGGTGGCAGAACTTCTCAAGGCGCGCGGCGCGAATGCCCGGATCGTCGGGATCGCCGTGCGCGATCCCCGTGAAGTCGCAGCGACCATGCCGGAAGGGGCGGTCCATGTTGCCGGTCCCGAAGCGTTGGCGGCGACCGGCGCGACCTTGGTCGTCGAGGCGGCGAGCCGCGAAAGCGTCAAGCCCTTCGCCCGGGCGGCGTTGGCGGCGGGCATCGATTTCGCTGTGTCCTCGACCTCGGCCCTGGTGGATGCTGCCGTGCTCGACGAACTCGTGGAACTCGCCCGGAAAAACGGTTGCCAGCTCATCATTCCGCCGGGCGCGCTCGGCGGCATCGATGCTCTCTCGGCGGCCTCGCGGCTGGGTCTGGACAGCGTGGAGCACACCATCACCAAGCCCGCGCGGGCTTGGTTCGGGACGCCGGCCGAGGCGCTCTGTCGCCTTGGCGAACTTCAGGAGGCGGAAGCCTTCTTCGCAGGATCGGCCGCGGAAGCCGCGACCGCCTTTCCGCAAAATGCCAATGTGGCGGCGACCACATCCCTTGCCGGCATCGGCATGGAACAGACGCGCGTGCAGCTCGTCGCCGATCCCAAGGCCGTGGAAAATACGCACAGCATTGTCGCCCGCGGCGCCTTCGGCACGCTCGAAATCCGCCTCCAGAACCGTCCGCTTGCAACCAATCCGAAATCCTCGGAGATGACGGCACTGAACCTCGTTCGCCTGATCGAGAACAGGACAAGTCCGCTTGTCCTTTAG